The following proteins are co-located in the Cutaneotrichosporon cavernicola HIS019 DNA, chromosome: 3 genome:
- a CDS encoding uncharacterized protein (Glutathione S-transferase, N-terminal domain) translates to MTDEMILYDIAMAQPRTRNVCSPNPWKARLALNLKSAHYRTIWVPLPSISRVRKSLNLAAGRKFNDGTDFYTLPILKDDALYGDSYDIALHLASLHGPDLFPDLGLDFKLDSSVPLLVPLTDVSDRPHPAYAKFNMAVDAAFTAHTGLSAFGFPFDPSTREATQAEFVRRASPYVTSWQGFELAGEARAKTLKSLEKTLGPLSGLYATTDGPFLGDAASYADCIVTAWLAMLAVTLPSEEWAAVRRWHGGCFGRLFDAMEPWRAVDEGTDWVA, encoded by the coding sequence ATGACTGACGAAATGATCCTCTACGACATTGCGATGGCCCAACCCCGCACACGCAACGTCTGCTCCCCCAACCCATGGAAGGCGCGCCTGGCACTGAATCTCAAATCAGCGCACTACCGGACAATCTGGgtccccctcccctccatctcaaGGGTGCGCAAGagcctcaacctcgccgccggACGCAAGTTCAACGACGGGACCGACTTCTACACCCTGCCTATTctcaaggacgacgccCTCTATGGCGACTCGTACGACATTGcgctccacctcgcctctCTTCATGGACCTGACCTCTTTCCCGACCTGGGCCTGGACTTTAAGCTCGACAGCAGcgtccccctcctcgtcccccTAACCGACGTCTCTGACCGCCCTCATCCGGCCTATGCGAAATTCAACATGGCCGTCGACGCAGCCTTCACGGCCCACACGGGCCTCTCGGCCTTCGGCTTCCCCTTCGACCCCAGTACGCGAGAGGCGACACAGGCCGAGTTCGTCCGCCGCGCATCGCCCTACGTCACGAGTTGGCAGGGCTTTGAGCTGGCCGGCGAAGCGCGGGCCAAGACTCTGAAAAGCCTCGAGAAGACATTGGGCCCGTTGTCCGGGTTATATGCAACAACCGACGGCCCGTTCCTGGGAGACGCGGCCAGTTACGCCGACTGTATCGTCACGGCATGGCTGGCCATGTTGGCAGTCACACTGCCAAGCGAGGAGTGGGCCGCAGTCAGGCGATGGCATGGCGGATGCTTTGGGAGGTTGTTTGATGCAATGGAGCCGTGGCGGGCCGTTGATGAGGGCACGGACTGGGTCGCATAG
- a CDS encoding uncharacterized protein (Zinc-binding dehydrogenase): protein MKAFQIKYHAHPREHKVSEIPPPVPGPGQVLVDVYAAGLNFFDVLQAQNLYQHKPPLPFTLGVEFAGRISSHSPIPPGCRFKRGDRVIGRGLGAYAEQNVASPSNLLPLPDNLSYEQGAAFYVAYPTSYEAIVGRGRAKPGEWVLVHAAAGGVGIAAVQIAKGLGCKVIGTASTDKKRNVALAAGCDYVLDYTQPWQDEVKRISGGGVDIVYDPVGLLVPSLKVVKWNARLLVVGFAGGTIENVPANLVLLKNVEVLGVRGGETSIRDPGRYAKTIEACFDMVAGGKVRPVLHERIYEGLEELAQGLEDLESRKVFGKAVVRIRREDGSMAKL, encoded by the exons ATGAAGGCCTTCCAGATCAAGTACCACGCCCACCCCCGCGAGCACAAAGT ctcGGAGATTCCCCCGCCGGTTCCCGGGCCGGGACAGGTGCTCGTGGATGTATATGCCGCCGGGCTCAACTTCTTCGACGTGCTGCAGGCGCAGAACCTGTACCAGC acaAACCCCCTCTCCCATTCACCCTCGGTGTCGAGTTTGCGGGCCGCATCTCGTCCCACTCCCCCATCCCTCCTGGCTGCCGCTTCAAACGCGGCGACAGGGTTATCGGCCGTGGTCTCGGCGCATATGCGGAACAAAACGTCGCTTCGCCCTCAaacctcctccctctcccgGACAATCTGAGCTACGAACAAGGCGCGGCATTCTATGTCGCCTACCCGACCAGTTACGAGGCTATTGTCGGCCGCGGGCGCGCCAAGCCAGGCGAGTGGGTGCTcgtccacgccgccgctggCGGGGTGGGTATAGCCGCCGTCCAGATTGCCAAGG GCCTCGGATGCAAAGTCATCGGAACGGCTAGTACGGACAAGAAACGCAATGTCGCGCTGGCCGCAGGTTGCGACTACGTGCTCGACTATACGCAGCCGTGGCAGGACGAGGTGAAACGCATCTCGGGAGGCGGGGTCGATATCGTATATGACCCCGTCGGCCTACTTGTCCCTTCGCTCAAGGTTGTCAAGTGGAATGCGCGTCTTTTGGTCGTTGGATTTGCCGGCGGGACGATTGAGAACGTGCCGGCCAACCTGGTACTACTTAAGAATGTCGAGGTGCTGGGCGTCCGCGGAGGCGAGACGAGTATTCGTGATCCAGGCCGCTACGCCAAGACGATCGAGGCGTGTTTCGATATGGTGGCGGGCGGCAAGGTCAGACCAGTCCTGCATGAGCGGATCTATGAGGGACTGGAAGAGCTGGCGCAGGGCTTGGAGGATTTGGAGAGTCGAAAAGTGTTTGGAAAGGCGGTAGTAAGGATCCGGAGAGAGGATGGGTCGATGGCCAAGTTGTAG
- a CDS encoding uncharacterized protein (Aminotransferase class I and II), which translates to MSDPTASLAALSLSGPGGKVVVNTAVVGEWEDAKAAYTGPKLSRRMWENENHAKMEGLDYVFRTTYDDEANPTGMINLGMAENTMLTKDYLEYYGKVFSKALRPNDFTYGTQGSASKRFHKAVADMWNENFSPLTPVQPDDIATAPGATGALDQLFNVLADSGDAVLIAAPHYNGFDANMVVRSGAQIVNVYGPPPEIAFTTPGAEIAAFEKAMEDCKAKGINVRAILLCSPQNPWGRTYSKEVLLDYALFAEKHDIHLIADEIYALSVWDNPKIPNSPPFISMLSLDVEKETGNKFDKSRLHIVYSFSKDFGCNGFRLGVIISQHNPLVIRGLLHISFVAKLGSIGDALISHLINDKPVFKALVAKNIQALRDSSETMAAFCEKQGWKPVPVNSGHFMMVDASNLGFKDMEEERDFGRLCVEFGVGVGLGQSYHALTPGWLRLTHTYEPERLNLALSRLGKAVEAWRSRA; encoded by the exons ATGTCCGATCCCACAGCgtccctcgccgccctATCCCTCTCCGGACCAGGCGGcaaagtcgtcgtcaacaCCGCCGTCGTGGGCGAGTGGGAAGACGCGAAAGCCGCGTATACTGGCCCGAAACTCAGTCGGCGGATGTGGGAGAATGAGAACCATGCCAAGATGGAGGGACTTGACTATGTGTTCCGGACCA cgtACGATGACGAGGCGAATCCTACCGGCATGATCAACTT ggGCATGGCCGAGAACACGATGCTCACAAAGGACTACCTCGAG tACTACGGCAAGGTGTTCTCAAAGGCCCTCCGACCCAACGACTTCACGTACGGCACCCAGGGGAGCGCGAGCAAGCGCTTCCACAAGGCCGTGGCTGACATGTGGAACGA GAACTTTTCCCCGCTCACGCCGGTGCAGCCGGACGACATTGCGACGGCTCCAGGAGCGACGGGCGCTCTGGACCAGCTGTTCAACGTGCTCGCGGACTCTGGTGATGCTGTTCTGATTGCCGCTCCTCA ctACAATGGCTTTGACGCAAACATGGTTGTGCGCTCGGGCGCGCAGATCGTGAACGTGTATGGCCCTCCACCAGAGATTGCCTTCACGACACCCGGCGCCGAGATCGCGGCGTTCGAGAAGGCCATGGAAGACTGCAAGGCCAAGGGTATCAACGTCCGCGCGATT ctcctcTGCTCGCCACAGAACCCGTGGGGCCGCACGTACTCGAAGGAGGTGCTGCTCGACTACGCGCTCTTCGCCGAGAAGCATGACATCCATCTCATCGCGGATGAGATCTACGCCCTGAGCGTGTGGGACAACCCCA AGATTCCCAACTCGCCGCCCTTCATCTCGATGTTGTCGCTCGATGTCGAGAAGGAAACCGGCAACAAGTTTGACAAGTCGAGATTGCACA TCGTCTACAGCTTCAGCAAGGA CTTTGGGTGCAACGGGTTCCGCCTCGGTGTGATCATCAGCCAGCACAACCCGCTTGTCATCCGCGGATTGCTGCACATCAGCTTTGTGGCCAAGC TCGGCTCTatcggcgacgcgctcatTTCCCACCTGATCAATGACAAGCCGGTCTTCAAGGCACTCGTGGCCAAGAACATTCAAGCTCTGCGTGACTCGTCCGAGACGATGGCGGCGTTCTGCGAGAAGCAGGGCTGGAAGCCGGTCCCTGTCAACTCTGGCCACTTCATGATGGTCGACGCGAGCAACCTCGGATTCAAGGACATGGAAGAGGAAAGGGACTTTGGGCGGCTCTGCGTCGAGTTTGGCGTTGGAGTG GGGCTCGGGCAGTCGTACCATGCCCTCACGCCAGGGTGGTTGCGCCTCACGCACACGTACGAGCCGGAGAGGTTGAACCTCGCGCTGTCAAGGCTGGGcaaggcggtcgaggcgtGGCGCTCGCGGGCGTAG